The genomic segment CCGAGGATTAACAAACCCAGGCGAAAAATCTTCCCTTTCGTGATAGAACTAGCGTTATGCAGCGTTCTACCGGGTTCAAGCTGACGGCCTCCGCGGCGGTCTTCGTGCTGGCCGCCGGATTGGTGGCCTTGGGCATTTGGGTGGGCTTTTCCATCAAAAACCGCGAACTGCGCGAGCGCGTGGAGTACGCCACCCAGTCGCGCACCCTGGGCGCCCTCTTCGAGAAAGAGGGGACCGATCCCTTCACCTACGCCTACGACCAGCCCGAAAAGGCCTCCCAGGAGATGAAAGGCTACACCTGGTCGATTCCGGTCGTCCCCACCCCTTTTGTGGGAACGGCTCCCGAGCCGGGACGCCATGACAACTCCATCATCAACCAGCTCCAATTCAGGGACCGGCGACCCCTTCCCGCCCCCAAGCCCGAGGACGAGCTTCGCATCTTCCTGACGGGCGGATCGACCGCCTTCGGCGTAGGAGCGCCCAGCCAGGACTCCATCGTGGGGGCCTACCTGGAGGACATCCTCAACCGATCGGCCCCAGGCGGTCAAGAGTACCGCGTCTATACCTTCGCTTCGCCTTCCTGGTCGAGCACTCATGAGCGCATCGCCATCGAGAACCGCCTCTCGGAATGGAGTCCCGACCTGATCGTTTCGCTTTCCGGCAACAACGACGTCTATTGGGCCCTCTCAGGCCGCAATATCCTGTGGTCGCGAACCCATCAGGAGCAATACTTCTGGCTCATGCTGCGGGCCCTGCACCGAGCCTACGACAGTTGGCACCTGAGCGACGTGGAGGAGCGGCAGGAGGGCCCGGTGAGTCCTTCCCTGGTGGTGGAGCGCCTGGAGAAGAACGTCCGGCTGGCCGAGATGGCCGCCCGCATGGGCCGAGGACGCTATCTCTTCGTGCTCCAGCCCACCGTCTACTGGACCAAGAAGCCCCTGACGCCCCGCGAAGCTCACTGGCGCAAGGAGGATCTCGCCGCCTACTACGAAGAGGTGGGACCGGCCCTCGAGGACCTGCTCCAGCGACTGAAAAGGGAAGGGCTGCTGACGGCTTCCGCCGCGGACGCCTTCGACTCCCGGCCGGAGACCGAGGAGGTGTTCCTCGACTCGGTCCATTTCGGGGACCGCGGCAACCGGCTCATCGCCCAGCGCCTGGCCCCCGAAGTGCTGAAAGCGCTGGAGGCCCCAGTCCGCTAGCGAGTGCCGGAGGAAGAGCCGGCCGCTTGGCCGGTCAGTTCGCGCAAGGCCGGATCGAGCCTCTCCTGGACGGCGATCAGACCGGTCATGAAAGCCCTTACGGTGCCCTCGCGATCGAGCAGCACGGTGGCGGGCAGGCCGCGCACCTGGTAGGCGGGGCCGACGCGGATGTCTTCGTCCATCAGCACGTCGGCCTTCAGGCCCGTATCCTCGAGGTAGTCGCGGATGGTCTGGGCGTCCTCGCCCCAATTGACGCTGTAGAGCACCACGCCCTGTGAGCCGTACTTGGCCGCGGTCTCCTCCAGCAGGGGCATGACGCGGCGGCAAGGACTGCACCAGGTGGCCCAGAAGTCGAGAATGACGATGTCTTTGCCGAAGTGCTGGGACAGGGTGACCGTACCGCCTTCCAGGCGGGGAAGGGTGAAGTCGGGCGCCTGTTTGCCGTAGAGCGCATAGGACTGGGATTGCAGTCGACCGGCTTGCGATTCCTCGGCGGGGGATTCGTCCGCCGAAGCCGGGTCGCCGGACGGCGAGGCACACGACGCCGCCAGCAGTGCCAGAAGGGCGGCGAAAAACGTCTTGGCGAGGGGGCGGAACATCCTACGATTCTAGATGAAAGCGGGAGAGATAATCCAGTCCGATGCAGATAGAAAGGCGCACGGGCATGGTCAGCAGGAAGACGGCCACGATGACCAGCAAGAAGAAAATCCGGTAAAGATAGGGCTCGGGGGTGAATCCCAAATAGAGGATGATCATGGGGCCGGCTACGAAGATACGGTCGCCGATGACCCAGAATCCCCAGGTGTCTCCAGGTGCGGGCTGAAAACGCAGCCCGCACTCGCCGCACTCCTCGTGGGGGGTAAACCAACGTTTGAAGATGTGTCCGCGTCCACAACGCGGACAGCGCTTGGCCCATCCCCTGCGCAGCACTTTCCTCAACGGCGGAGCCTTGATTTCGGCGATGCCCATTATCTTAGTATTCTAATACTTTAGGCCGTGTGCAAGTGTATCTGGTTAACACGGAGTTTACGCCTCGGTTCCTTCAGGAAACGCTGTCGCGGCTTTCTTGCTGATAGCGAAGGGGCAGGCGGTATTGGCTGTCGACCTCTTTGTCTTCGGGTACTACGGGGATTTCGATGCGGAAGATGCTTCCCTTGCCTTCTTGGCTCTCGACCGAGACCTTTCCTCCCAGGGAGAGGCAGACGTGCTTGACGATGGCCAGTCCCAGGCCGGTGCCTCCCATCTCCCGCGAGCGGGCTTTGTCGACGCGGTAGAAACGCTCGAAGATGCGTTCTTGTTCGCGCGGCTCGATGCCGATGCCGTTGTCTTCCACTTCGACCACGGCGAATTCGCTGCCGCTGTAGACGCGCACCCGGACGCGTCCCCCGCGGGGCGTGTACTTGATGGCGTTGTCGAGCAGGTTGGTCACGGCTTGCTGGAGGGCGTCCATGTCGCCGCGAACCCTGATGGGCACTTCGGGCAGGAGTTCCTCGATTTGGATCCTCTTCTCCTCGGCCACCGACATCAGGTCGGGGACGGAGTCGAGAACCGGCTCACGCAGGTCGAGAATGGTCTTGCGCAGTCCGTGCTCCTCGCTCTGAAGGCGGGAAAGGCTGATCAGGTCGGTGACCAGGTTGGAGAGGCGCTGAGACTGCTTGCGGATCTTCTTGAGGAACTTCTTGCGCGTCTTTGCGCCCATCTCCTTGTCGTCGAGAATGGTCTCGACGATGCCGCGGATGACCGTAATGGGCGTTTTCAGTTCGTGGGAAACGTTGGCCACGAAGTCGCGGCGTATCACTTCCAGCCGGCGCAGTTCGGTGACGTCGTGAAGGACCAGCACGGCTCCGTCCAGATCTCCCGCCTGAGAGCGCAGGGGACGCGCCTGAATCTGCAACTGGTTGTCGGTCCCGGCCAGCAGCCGTACCTCGCTGTGAACCTCCTGGCCGGTTTCCAGCGCTTCCGAGAGCACTTGGCGCACCTCTTTGATGGGAATGGCTTCGGTGGCTATTGGATGGGACTGGTGGACGTCCTCCATCTGCAGCATGCGGTGGGCGGCGGCGTTCATGTGCACGATGCGCCCCTGGGAATCGACGGCGATGACGCCCTCCACCATGCTGCCCAAGATGGCCAGCAGTTCGTGACGGTCCTTGTTGATGGTGACCACTCGGTCTTGCAGTTCGTCGGCCATGGTGTTGAAGGCTTTGGCCAACTGCCCGAGTTCGTCGGACGAGATCTTGTCGACACGCTTGGCATAGTCGCCGGAAGCGATGCTCTCCACACCCTGGATCAGTCCGCCCAGCGGCTGGGTGACCCTGCGGGCGAAGAAATAGCCCACCACCAGCGCCACGCTGACCGCGATCACCAGCCCCAGCACGATGATGGTCCGCAGGTGGGCCAGGCGCTCATCGATGGCCGTGAGGGGAAGCGAGGCCCGCACGTAGCCCACCAGCCGGTCGGAATCCTTGACCGGTATGGCCACGTACATCATGTTCTTTTTGACCGTGCGGCTGAAGCGGCTGGAGAGTCCGAAGCCTTCATCCCGCGCCTGCAGGATTTCAGGACGCGTGGAGTGATCGTTCATGCTCTTCGGGTTTTCGTCGGTGTCGGCCAGCACCAGCCCGTCGCTGCGGATGACGGTGAGGCGAGGTTTGAGGTCGTCTCCCAGGGCGTGGATGCGGTCCTGCAAGGCGGGGTCCCGGCCCTGGATCAGGGCCGGCAGCGCCACCTCGCGCAGCAGGTAGACGGCTTCCCGCAGCCCGCTGCGGGTTTCCTCGATGGAATCTCTCTGAATCTGGCGTCCTACCAGCACGCCCACCACTCCGGCGGTGAGCAGGATCAGCACTACGTAGCTGGCGTAAAGCTTCCAGATGAAGCGCGATCTCTTCAAGCGACGGCTCCCTTGAGGTCGCGGAAGCGGTATCCCACGCCCCGGATGGTCTCGATGACGTCGCGCTTTTCATCCAGCTTCTTACGGATGGAGCGGACGTGGACATCGATGTTTCGGTCATGCACGAAGGCGTCTTCGCCGATGACCCGGTTGAGCAACTGGTCGCGCTTGAAGACGCGTCCGGGGTGAGCGGCCAGAAAGTGCAGCAGCCGGAATTCGGTGGCGGTGAAGGTGACCAGGCGTCCGCCCACCGTCACCTCGTGACGGGCGGCGTCGATGACGATGTCTCCCCGCACGATGCGCTCGCCTTCGCCCAGTTCTTCCTTGAGCGGCCCTCGCCGCAGCACGGCCCGCACCCGCGCCATCAGCTCCTTGGGACTGAAAGGCTTGGTGACGTAGTCGTCCGCCCCCACTCCCAATCCCAGCACCACTTCGCTTTCTTCTCCCTTGGCCGTGACCATGATGACGGGGATGGATCGGGTGAGGGGATCGGACTTGAGGCGCTTGCAGACTTCGATGCCGTCGCGTCCGGGCAGCATCAGGTCGAGCAGCACCACGTCGGGATTCTCCCGCCTCGCCACCTCGAGTCCTTCTTCCCCGTTGGTGGAGGTGAGGACCGAGTAGCCCTCGCGCTTCAGGTTGTACTGGATCATTTCCAGAATGTCATTCTCGTCTTCAATAACGACGACCTTCTCACGTTGCAAGACGACCCTCCTGTCGAAGTTTATCAAGACCGCAGTCTAGCCGCCGATTATGAAGATCGTGTTAAATCTTCACCCTCCAGTTCCACCTCTTGTGGGAGGCGAGGTCCGACACGCCAAAAATCGAGCGGCCATCGACCTCAACGACTTCCAATCCAGGGCACTGGCCGAACGAGGAGATGTGAGTTATAGTTCGTCTCACGCTGAACGCGGTTGCCCTGCCCACTTACATTCTTTTGTCCAGGGAGGCGGAAAAGCTTTGCTCATCGATCCGAGCTACCACTTCGACGACCTCTACGTCATTTCCGACCTGCACCTGGGAGGTGAGGAGGGCTTCCAGATATTCAACCAAGGGGACTTGCTGGCCGACTTCATCGACCATCTGCGGCAACTGCCGGGTGACAGGCGCGTCTGCCTGGTCATCAACGGAGACTTGGTGGACTTCTTAGCCGAGCCGGATCCTCGCCATTTCGATCCAACAGGAGCGGCGGGGAAGCTGGATCGCATTCTTGCAGATCCTTCTTTTGACATGATCCTGCCCTCCCTTCAAAGATTCCTCCTGACTTCCCGGCGCCACTTGGCAGTCACCCTCGGAAACCATGATCTGGAATTGGCTCTTCCCTGGGTGCGTGAGCGCCTGATCGAGCGGATCAGCGACGGAGACGCGACGGCTCGCAGTCGGCTTTACACCGTCTTTGACGGAACAGGCTTCCAGGCCAAGGTGGGAGGATTGAGCGTCCTTTGCACCCACGGCAATGAAACCGACATCCTCAATGTCAACGACTACGAGCGGCTGCGCAGGATCGCGTGCCAAATGGCCTTTGGCCAAAGCCCCGAAGCCTGGATCCCCAACGCCGGCACCCAGTTGGTCATCGACGTCATGAGTGAGATCAAGAAACGGTATCGGTTCGTAGATCTCCTCAAGCCGGAGCTAACCGCCGCAGTCCCGGTTTTGCTGGCGCTCCGACCGGAGTACGTGACCGAGATCGGCAAGCTCATTCCTTTCGGCCGCCGCGTCGTCACCGACTGGGTGCGCCGCAGAATCCGCCTTCTGGGAGAGGATGACGCGGAAAGCGAGAGCTCGCTCGAAGAAGAAATCGAGGTCAGACCTCTGCAGGAGATTCTTGGCGACGCCTTCGGCAAGGAGACGGTGGAGGAACTGGACGAAGACTATCTCAAATGGGTGGAGGACCAACTTGAGGCGGGAACGGATCCCGAGAGCCTGGCCAAGGACGGGGAGCGAGCCCTGCTGGGTCGGCAGCTGAGGTTCTCTGACGCCTGGAAGAAACTCGATATCCGCGAACGGCTGAGAAGGGCTCTGCTCTATCTGCAAAAAGAGCAGGATTTCTCACTCAAACACCAAGATCCCATGTTCAAGCGGATGGATAGGCTTGTGGGCAAGAGCGTCGACGTCGTTATCACCGGACATACTCACAAGCCGCGGTCGATCCCCCGTTCGGGGGGCCACTATTTCAATAGCGGAAGCTGGATCCAGCGGATCCGGTCCGGTTCGCTTGCACTTGATGACAAGGAGGCCTTCAATGAGGTTTATGGGGATCTCTCGGAGGGCTCGCAGAGCCGCTTGACCCGGTACGTCGAGCAGGAGCCGGTGGTGGTCTCGATCTGCCGCGCGGAGGGTGCAGTCAAGGGAGCGATCCAGCGGGTTGGCCGGTTCCCATCAGGCCTCCTGGAACCGGTGCCCGACAGTGAAATGTGAGCAGGTAAAAACTGAGTATGCCCCGTATGAATATCCGCACACTTACCTTGGAGCTGCTTCGGCATGGTCCCGCCCACAATCAACTGCTGTCTCCCCTCACCCGCTACTTGGCGTTGATCGGAGATCACTCTCCGGAGACCATTCACCTGCCTTTCGAGCATCGGCAGTTCTTGGCGCGGCTTCGGGCCTTTCGCGGACAAGACAGTGGCCAAACCCAAGATTTGCAGGTTGAGGACACAGCCGACATGATGGGTGATCTCCTGGGTGGTATCCCTGGCTTGATTGCGGAATTGGCAAGTGGAGGGAACGATCCGCACAATCCGCATCTTCACCTTGAAATGGTGCTTTCATCCTCTGAATTGGCGCTGCTGCCCTTCGAGTTGTCCACGTCGCCCAAAGCCTGCCCCAGCGAAGGCCAGCCGCTGAGTCTCCATCCCCAGTTGACGATAACGAGAAGAGTTCGCAGGCTGGGGGGCAGCCACATTCGCTGGCCAGAGCAACCCAAGATTTTGTTCGCGGCCGCCGATCCCGACTCCCCGATTCCGCGCCAGGCCCATCTGCTCGCCCTCCATCGGGTCATCGCCCCCTGGGTAAGACCCTATGACCGCAGCGACCCGAAGGATCGGGCCGACGCATTCCAGCAGCATATTACCTACCTGCGTCGGGCCAGCATTCGGGATATCAGGAGGGCATGCGAGCGGGAGCGGCAGGAAACCGGAAAACCCTTCACTCACGTGCACATTTTGGCTCATGGGGTCAAGCTGCCCAAAGATGAGGTGCGCTACGGTCTGGTGCTTCACAAGGTGGACGATGCCGATAGGCCCGACACGGTCGACGGAACACGTCTGGCTTGTGCGCTCGGCGACAGTCATCGCGGCCTTCCCGAAATGAGCCCGACTGTCGTTACCATCGCAAGTTGCGACGCCGCTCAACAGGGCTCGGTTGTAGGCGCCGGATCGAGTGTGGCGCACGTACTTCATGAAGCAGGAATTCCCTTGGTCGTCGCCTGCCAGTTCCCTCTTTCCTTTCCCGCCTCCATCATCCTCGTCGTCGAGTTCTACAGCCAATTGC from the Acidobacteriota bacterium genome contains:
- a CDS encoding response regulator, with translation MQREKVVVIEDENDILEMIQYNLKREGYSVLTSTNGEEGLEVARRENPDVVLLDLMLPGRDGIEVCKRLKSDPLTRSIPVIMVTAKGEESEVVLGLGVGADDYVTKPFSPKELMARVRAVLRRGPLKEELGEGERIVRGDIVIDAARHEVTVGGRLVTFTATEFRLLHFLAAHPGRVFKRDQLLNRVIGEDAFVHDRNIDVHVRSIRKKLDEKRDVIETIRGVGYRFRDLKGAVA
- a CDS encoding DUF983 domain-containing protein, yielding MGIAEIKAPPLRKVLRRGWAKRCPRCGRGHIFKRWFTPHEECGECGLRFQPAPGDTWGFWVIGDRIFVAGPMIILYLGFTPEPYLYRIFFLLVIVAVFLLTMPVRLSICIGLDYLSRFHLES
- a CDS encoding metallophosphoesterase, yielding MLIDPSYHFDDLYVISDLHLGGEEGFQIFNQGDLLADFIDHLRQLPGDRRVCLVINGDLVDFLAEPDPRHFDPTGAAGKLDRILADPSFDMILPSLQRFLLTSRRHLAVTLGNHDLELALPWVRERLIERISDGDATARSRLYTVFDGTGFQAKVGGLSVLCTHGNETDILNVNDYERLRRIACQMAFGQSPEAWIPNAGTQLVIDVMSEIKKRYRFVDLLKPELTAAVPVLLALRPEYVTEIGKLIPFGRRVVTDWVRRRIRLLGEDDAESESSLEEEIEVRPLQEILGDAFGKETVEELDEDYLKWVEDQLEAGTDPESLAKDGERALLGRQLRFSDAWKKLDIRERLRRALLYLQKEQDFSLKHQDPMFKRMDRLVGKSVDVVITGHTHKPRSIPRSGGHYFNSGSWIQRIRSGSLALDDKEAFNEVYGDLSEGSQSRLTRYVEQEPVVVSICRAEGAVKGAIQRVGRFPSGLLEPVPDSEM
- a CDS encoding TlpA disulfide reductase family protein — encoded protein: MFRPLAKTFFAALLALLAASCASPSGDPASADESPAEESQAGRLQSQSYALYGKQAPDFTLPRLEGGTVTLSQHFGKDIVILDFWATWCSPCRRVMPLLEETAAKYGSQGVVLYSVNWGEDAQTIRDYLEDTGLKADVLMDEDIRVGPAYQVRGLPATVLLDREGTVRAFMTGLIAVQERLDPALRELTGQAAGSSSGTR
- a CDS encoding ATP-binding protein, whose product is MKRSRFIWKLYASYVVLILLTAGVVGVLVGRQIQRDSIEETRSGLREAVYLLREVALPALIQGRDPALQDRIHALGDDLKPRLTVIRSDGLVLADTDENPKSMNDHSTRPEILQARDEGFGLSSRFSRTVKKNMMYVAIPVKDSDRLVGYVRASLPLTAIDERLAHLRTIIVLGLVIAVSVALVVGYFFARRVTQPLGGLIQGVESIASGDYAKRVDKISSDELGQLAKAFNTMADELQDRVVTINKDRHELLAILGSMVEGVIAVDSQGRIVHMNAAAHRMLQMEDVHQSHPIATEAIPIKEVRQVLSEALETGQEVHSEVRLLAGTDNQLQIQARPLRSQAGDLDGAVLVLHDVTELRRLEVIRRDFVANVSHELKTPITVIRGIVETILDDKEMGAKTRKKFLKKIRKQSQRLSNLVTDLISLSRLQSEEHGLRKTILDLREPVLDSVPDLMSVAEEKRIQIEELLPEVPIRVRGDMDALQQAVTNLLDNAIKYTPRGGRVRVRVYSGSEFAVVEVEDNGIGIEPREQERIFERFYRVDKARSREMGGTGLGLAIVKHVCLSLGGKVSVESQEGKGSIFRIEIPVVPEDKEVDSQYRLPLRYQQESRDSVS